In the genome of Chryseobacterium oryzae, one region contains:
- a CDS encoding bifunctional riboflavin kinase/FAD synthetase yields the protein MEVFRNFSDYNSQKPLALSLGMFDGVHLGHKCIMDELKKIGSENNLETAVLTFWPHPRFVFKPDENLQLLNTLEEKSLLMEKYGINNLFLKEFDEEFRNLTGEEFVRQILVEKLNVKYLIIGYDHSFGKNKSGNFELLQKLSKELDFEVEQMEAINIHENNISSTKIRKALLEGNILEANEMLGYHYSVSGTVVHGKKIGRTIGYPTANIEVENLKLLPKKGAYIVEVFVRNQKYKGMLSIGTNPTVNGDKLTVEVYILDFNEDIYGENITVKFRDFLHEEIKFEGLEKLIERLEEDKRLTEEFTF from the coding sequence TTGGAAGTTTTCAGAAATTTTAGTGATTATAACTCTCAAAAGCCTTTAGCATTATCTTTAGGGATGTTTGACGGGGTTCATCTTGGGCATAAGTGTATTATGGATGAACTTAAAAAAATAGGTTCTGAAAACAATTTAGAAACTGCTGTTCTCACTTTCTGGCCACATCCAAGATTTGTTTTTAAGCCTGACGAAAACTTGCAGCTTCTCAATACATTAGAAGAAAAATCTTTATTGATGGAGAAATATGGCATCAATAATTTATTTCTGAAAGAGTTTGATGAAGAATTCAGAAATCTTACGGGAGAAGAATTTGTAAGACAGATTTTAGTTGAAAAATTAAATGTTAAATATTTAATTATCGGTTACGATCATTCTTTCGGCAAAAATAAAAGCGGAAATTTTGAACTCCTCCAAAAATTATCCAAAGAGTTGGATTTTGAAGTGGAACAGATGGAAGCGATAAATATTCATGAAAACAACATTAGTTCTACCAAAATAAGAAAAGCTTTATTGGAAGGCAATATTTTGGAAGCTAATGAAATGCTGGGTTACCACTACTCTGTTTCCGGAACTGTTGTTCACGGGAAAAAAATAGGCAGAACCATCGGGTACCCAACTGCCAATATTGAAGTTGAAAATTTAAAATTACTTCCTAAAAAAGGTGCTTATATTGTTGAAGTTTTTGTAAGAAACCAAAAATATAAAGGAATGTTAAGCATCGGTACCAATCCTACTGTAAATGGGGATAAATTAACTGTTGAAGTTTATATTTTAGATTTTAATGAAGATATTTATGGTGAAAATATTACCGTAAAATTCCGAGATTTTCTTCACGAAGAAATAAAATTTGAAGGTCTTGAAAAACTGATTGAAAGACTGGAGGAGGATAAAAGACTGACCGAAGAATTTACTTTCTAG
- the atpD gene encoding F0F1 ATP synthase subunit beta, with protein MANQIKGKISQIIGPVIDVVFSNVEAIPSIYDALEITKGNGEKVVLEVEQHIGEDTVRCIAMDATDGLTRGQEVVGYGNPITMPIGEAVNGRLFNVVGDAIDGLTNISKEGGLPIHRPAPKFDQLSTSAEVLFTGIKVIDLVEPYAKGGKIGLFGGAGVGKTVLIQELINNIAKGHGGLSVFAGVGERTREGNDLLREMLESGIIKYGDDFMHSMENGGWDLSKVDLEVMKDSKAAFVFGQMNEPPGARARVALSGLTLAEYYRDGGETGQGRDVLFFVDNIFRFTQAGSEVSALLGRMPSAVGYQPTLASEMGAMQERITSTKNGSITSVQAVYVPADDLTDPAPATTFAHLDATTVLDRKIASLGIYPAVDPLASTSRILAPEVIGEEHYNCAQRVKEILQRYKALQDIIAILGMEELSEEDKLVVYRARKVQRFLSQPFHVAEQFTGIPGSLVDIKDTIKGFNMIMDGELDHLPEAAFNLKGTIEEAIEAGQKMLADNA; from the coding sequence ATGGCAAACCAAATTAAAGGAAAAATTTCTCAAATTATTGGTCCTGTAATCGACGTAGTATTCTCAAATGTGGAAGCAATTCCTAGCATTTATGACGCTTTGGAGATTACAAAAGGAAACGGTGAAAAAGTAGTATTAGAAGTAGAACAGCATATAGGTGAAGATACTGTAAGATGTATCGCAATGGATGCTACAGATGGTCTTACAAGAGGTCAGGAAGTAGTTGGTTATGGTAATCCTATTACAATGCCAATTGGTGAAGCTGTAAACGGAAGACTTTTCAACGTTGTTGGTGATGCTATTGATGGGCTTACAAATATTTCTAAAGAAGGTGGTCTTCCTATTCACAGACCAGCTCCTAAATTTGATCAACTTTCAACTTCTGCTGAAGTTTTATTTACAGGTATTAAAGTAATCGACTTGGTTGAACCTTATGCAAAAGGAGGTAAAATCGGTTTGTTCGGTGGTGCAGGTGTTGGTAAAACAGTATTAATTCAGGAGTTAATTAACAATATTGCAAAAGGACACGGAGGTCTTTCTGTTTTTGCCGGTGTAGGTGAAAGAACGAGAGAAGGAAATGACCTTTTGAGAGAAATGCTAGAATCTGGTATTATTAAATATGGTGACGATTTCATGCACTCTATGGAAAACGGCGGTTGGGATCTTTCTAAAGTAGATTTAGAAGTGATGAAAGATTCTAAAGCTGCTTTCGTTTTCGGACAAATGAATGAGCCACCAGGAGCAAGAGCTAGAGTAGCCCTTTCTGGTCTTACATTAGCTGAATATTATAGAGACGGTGGAGAAACAGGACAAGGTAGAGATGTACTTTTCTTTGTAGATAATATCTTCCGTTTTACACAGGCTGGTTCTGAGGTTTCTGCACTACTTGGTCGTATGCCATCTGCAGTAGGTTACCAACCAACTTTGGCATCTGAAATGGGTGCGATGCAGGAAAGAATTACTTCAACTAAAAACGGATCTATTACTTCTGTACAGGCAGTTTATGTACCTGCGGATGACTTAACTGACCCGGCTCCTGCAACTACATTTGCTCACTTAGATGCTACAACGGTATTAGATAGAAAAATTGCTTCATTAGGTATTTATCCGGCTGTAGATCCGTTGGCTTCTACGTCTAGAATTTTAGCTCCGGAAGTAATTGGAGAAGAGCATTACAACTGTGCACAGAGAGTGAAAGAAATTCTTCAGAGATATAAAGCTCTTCAGGATATTATCGCTATTCTTGGTATGGAAGAACTTTCAGAGGAAGATAAATTGGTAGTTTACCGTGCAAGAAAAGTTCAGAGATTCTTATCTCAGCCTTTCCACGTTGCAGAACAGTTTACAGGTATTCCAGGATCTTTGGTAGATATTAAAGATACTATTAAAGGATTCAACATGATTATGGACGGTGAGCTAGATCACTTACCAGAAGCTGCTTTCAACTTGAAAGGAACCATTGAAGAAGCTATTGAAGCAGGACAAAAAATGTTGGCGGATAACGCATAA
- a CDS encoding F0F1 ATP synthase subunit epsilon, with product MNIKILTPEYVIFEGNVNSVLLPGKNGEFHIMKDHAGIVSSLVGGKVKLFTNSIDEAYAKHFTKENDKDSVFSYPIKSGVIEFNNDKGIILCE from the coding sequence ATGAATATAAAAATTTTAACGCCAGAATACGTAATTTTTGAAGGAAATGTAAATTCTGTTTTGCTTCCGGGTAAAAATGGTGAATTTCATATTATGAAAGATCACGCAGGTATTGTTTCTTCTTTAGTGGGTGGAAAAGTGAAATTGTTTACCAATTCTATTGATGAAGCTTATGCTAAGCATTTTACTAAGGAAAATGATAAAGATTCTGTTTTTTCTTATCCTATCAAAAGTGGTGTAATAGAATTTAATAATGATAAAGGAATTATCCTTTGCGAATAA
- a CDS encoding FecCD family ABC transporter permease: protein MSKKFKILFLVLLVAIIFASIINLNTGFLNLSFKDFFLNSPNSDIAEIRINRVLVMLLAGISIPTSGFLMQEYFRNPLAGPDILGITSVSSLTVAFYIFFSQDIVLPDFLQNSFLSLSAVAGSLLLMLILLSASKKFQDKSYLIIFGFLVSAFAGAVVSLLQFYAENQNLKNYILWSFGANNMVTRNQIYVLGILVLLGLFFSFKTIKPLIGNSLGSSYAQSLGVNLNRLKMLIIVSSSFLSASVTAFLGPILFIGIVVPHFCRLIYNPAKIWQQWILNMLLGMLIMVFFSIIAEKSHIPINVISSVFGIPVILMMLLKQNKA from the coding sequence ATGTCTAAAAAATTCAAAATCCTGTTTTTGGTTTTGCTTGTTGCCATTATTTTCGCATCAATTATTAACCTCAATACAGGATTTTTAAATTTAAGTTTTAAGGATTTTTTTTTAAATTCGCCCAATAGTGATATCGCTGAAATACGAATTAACCGTGTTTTGGTTATGCTTTTGGCGGGAATTTCTATTCCTACATCGGGTTTTCTTATGCAGGAATATTTTAGAAATCCTTTAGCAGGACCAGATATACTAGGAATAACCTCGGTATCGAGTCTTACCGTAGCTTTTTATATTTTTTTTTCTCAAGACATTGTTTTACCAGATTTTCTGCAAAATAGCTTTCTCAGTTTATCGGCTGTTGCAGGAAGTCTACTTTTAATGTTGATACTTTTATCTGCTTCGAAGAAATTTCAGGATAAATCTTATCTTATTATTTTTGGTTTTTTAGTTTCCGCTTTTGCAGGAGCTGTTGTATCTCTTCTTCAGTTTTATGCAGAAAATCAGAATCTTAAAAACTATATACTTTGGTCTTTCGGAGCCAATAATATGGTGACGAGAAACCAAATATATGTTTTAGGAATTTTGGTATTGTTAGGTTTGTTTTTCTCTTTCAAAACCATTAAACCATTAATCGGAAACTCTTTAGGCTCATCTTACGCTCAAAGTCTAGGAGTGAATTTGAATAGGCTTAAAATGCTGATTATTGTTTCTTCCTCCTTTCTTTCAGCATCCGTAACTGCATTTTTAGGTCCAATTTTGTTTATCGGAATTGTAGTGCCGCATTTTTGCAGGTTAATTTATAATCCCGCCAAAATTTGGCAGCAATGGATTTTGAATATGTTATTGGGAATGCTGATAATGGTATTTTTTTCAATTATCGCGGAAAAAAGTCATATTCCAATCAATGTAATAAGTTCGGTTTTCGGAATTCCGGTAATCTTAATGATGCTCTTAAAGCAAAATAAAGCTTAA
- a CDS encoding TlpA family protein disulfide reductase, translated as MKKIILSAFLATALFNCKKQVENNEEKKSVEDSVTTSKTENAKTPLKALSIQEMNNYLQKKNDTLYVTNFFATWCGPCVHEIPFFKNKIQELKGKPVKITFVSLDSKSEWNTKVPQFTDEMEIRNNTVLLDGELIDQKFFSDNFKEWTGSAIPFTFMRKGDKTDETLGMMSEQDLNEKIEKLLNSKSEKK; from the coding sequence ATGAAAAAAATAATATTATCCGCATTTTTAGCAACTGCATTATTCAACTGTAAAAAGCAGGTTGAAAACAACGAAGAAAAAAAATCGGTAGAAGATTCTGTTACTACTTCAAAAACTGAAAATGCAAAAACTCCACTCAAAGCACTTTCAATTCAAGAAATGAATAACTATCTTCAGAAGAAAAACGATACGCTTTATGTAACGAATTTTTTTGCTACCTGGTGTGGACCATGCGTACATGAAATTCCTTTTTTCAAAAATAAAATTCAGGAACTAAAAGGAAAACCTGTTAAAATTACTTTCGTGAGTCTGGACAGTAAAAGTGAATGGAATACCAAAGTTCCTCAGTTTACAGATGAAATGGAAATCCGAAACAATACAGTTTTATTGGATGGAGAACTTATTGATCAAAAATTTTTCTCCGATAATTTTAAGGAATGGACAGGCTCTGCAATCCCTTTTACTTTCATGAGAAAAGGCGATAAAACCGATGAAACTCTAGGGATGATGTCTGAACAAGATTTAAACGAAAAAATTGAAAAATTGTTGAATTCTAAATCAGAAAAAAAATAA
- a CDS encoding ferredoxin--NADP reductase, translated as MEQQIYKGKLTQFHWLKIKKKEQLTKNTFSIEFEIPENLQDAFTFEAGQFVSLKFDFNGKTIINDYSMTSAPFEKKITLGIKINSENGATAYIFENYNSGDKILVSEPAGRFTLVSKPSEFRTIVGFASGIGITPILSHFKNILHEEPRTRLFLFFGNKSSEHIAYREALDELAKKYENRFQVFYFYSQEKTSNHFFFGRLDEKKLSLIINQILHLDDTDEESTIWDAVDEVLICGKGEMIKSLANACYHHGIPKKNIHFELFEEFNSDIYPVEKEFPLITDIQVAFKLLGKNYETIIEDNRNKILQTLLLQNFPVPYSCKSGICGSCECQLEEGEVELLENEYLTEKEESQGKILACMAIAKSKKIKLNFDFN; from the coding sequence ATGGAACAGCAAATCTACAAAGGGAAACTTACACAGTTTCATTGGTTAAAAATAAAGAAAAAGGAACAACTTACCAAAAATACTTTTTCTATCGAATTCGAAATTCCTGAGAATTTACAAGATGCATTTACTTTTGAAGCAGGTCAGTTTGTAAGTCTGAAATTCGATTTTAATGGTAAAACAATCATCAATGATTATTCCATGACTTCTGCACCTTTTGAAAAAAAAATCACCTTAGGAATTAAAATTAATTCTGAAAATGGTGCAACGGCTTATATTTTTGAAAACTATAATTCTGGCGATAAAATACTGGTAAGTGAACCTGCGGGAAGATTTACATTGGTTTCTAAGCCCAGCGAATTCCGGACTATTGTTGGTTTTGCATCTGGAATTGGGATAACACCTATTTTAAGCCATTTCAAAAATATTCTGCATGAAGAACCCAGAACACGTTTGTTCCTGTTTTTCGGAAATAAAAGCTCCGAACATATTGCTTACCGCGAAGCACTCGACGAATTAGCCAAGAAATATGAAAACCGTTTTCAAGTTTTCTATTTTTATTCTCAGGAAAAAACTTCAAACCATTTTTTCTTTGGAAGATTAGACGAAAAAAAATTGAGTTTAATCATTAATCAGATTTTACATTTGGATGATACAGATGAAGAATCTACCATTTGGGATGCAGTAGATGAAGTATTAATCTGCGGAAAAGGGGAGATGATAAAATCTCTGGCAAACGCATGTTATCATCACGGTATTCCGAAAAAAAATATTCATTTTGAGCTATTCGAAGAATTTAACAGCGATATTTATCCTGTTGAAAAAGAATTTCCACTTATTACCGATATTCAAGTAGCGTTCAAACTTTTAGGGAAGAATTATGAAACTATTATTGAAGACAACCGTAATAAGATTCTTCAAACGCTGCTTTTACAAAATTTCCCAGTTCCATACTCCTGTAAATCGGGCATTTGCGGAAGCTGCGAATGCCAATTGGAAGAAGGAGAAGTAGAATTGCTGGAAAATGAATATTTAACCGAAAAAGAAGAATCTCAAGGTAAAATATTAGCATGTATGGCAATTGCTAAAAGTAAAAAAATAAAGCTTAATTTTGATTTTAATTGA
- a CDS encoding SanA/YdcF family protein: MRILRNIYKFITASIEIVFLLVCLSNAWVFGVTGGRTYNKISKIPPREVALVLGTSPKMRSGLSNPYFTKRMDATALLYHHGKIKKIIVSGEKSKGYNEPAAMKNYLIYQEGVPEDIIIEDPEGFNTYKSILRCKDVYKKNNVIIVSQGFHNLRALFFARNNNMNALGFDAQDVSKPESYYRNQTREIAARVFAVICFIFGISPD, translated from the coding sequence TTGAGAATACTCAGAAACATATACAAATTTATTACTGCTTCCATAGAAATCGTTTTTCTTTTGGTATGTCTTTCTAATGCTTGGGTTTTTGGGGTTACCGGTGGAAGAACTTATAATAAAATCTCAAAAATTCCGCCACGGGAAGTTGCTTTGGTTCTGGGAACGTCTCCGAAAATGCGTTCAGGCTTATCCAATCCTTATTTTACCAAAAGAATGGATGCTACAGCATTGCTTTATCATCACGGAAAAATAAAAAAAATAATCGTAAGTGGCGAAAAAAGTAAAGGCTACAATGAACCTGCAGCCATGAAAAATTATCTTATTTATCAGGAAGGTGTTCCCGAAGATATTATTATTGAAGATCCCGAAGGATTTAACACTTATAAAAGTATTTTACGCTGCAAAGATGTATATAAAAAGAACAATGTTATTATTGTATCGCAAGGATTTCACAATCTGAGAGCACTCTTTTTTGCCAGAAATAATAATATGAATGCTTTGGGGTTTGATGCACAGGATGTTTCTAAACCAGAGAGTTATTACCGAAACCAAACCCGCGAAATTGCAGCGCGGGTCTTTGCGGTAATTTGTTTTATTTTCGGAATATCTCCTGATTAG
- the tamL gene encoding translocation and assembly module lipoprotein TamL yields the protein MSGKHFKNSPQKYYKIISFATFVGLLYACSTTKKVPDREYLLTENNFEFEDTKQFFDDELKDYVQQKPNKKQLLFLPLSLMWYNAANPKYDTLLNEYMTYPSEMRNQKLRDSLFIKYNMRKDIGKSLFMDRLYHSWGTPPVILDQTRTAKSAQQIGNRLTYRGYWDAEVKYTQKLDSANKKASVNYSIKHNLPTTIQEYYYNIPDAGIKDVFRQNINSSLVRKGQTLDQTVLEKEIARINEMMREYGYYRFNAGNDEVGFVADSLKSNKNIPLVLEIHKDSLDRPYKRATFGNIDVAVVQRPSDFPRRTVKDSLRKIRFHKVDDQYNTSSLWRAIIVENGTQYDQKKLDLTKRNLVAMNNFSILKAKDSLRQGGLNSPNDSIVDVFYLLKPLDKYELKLGTDLNYSQLLNFGISPSVDLITRNVFGGAENLTTSVAGTFGSIKNPKNLDKRILAYEYSAQASLSFPRLLLPFSYYKLIPKRYSPTTSINLGASVQNNIGLGRTNFNSGLNYYANVNDQASHRLTLFNTLFSLTKNKDSYYDFFVNDNNVRQTVFDDYFIYNPQLKQEFDSGELTRDQVSEKIMTDDGYLNTLDKKKTDDLLAFRGTLVNKDRQTQNVLISSMIYNFIYNEIGKKDYPNAFYFNGKVEFAGNIPSLFNQKRNDGGGVLRSPERTIFGIPYAQFVKFDFDVRKYFKFNGNQTLALRQFIGLGIPYGNSSTMPFVRSYFNGGANDIRAWVAFGGLGPGGSQIDEKVRTYLMGNIKLTTNIEYRIPFTSMYEGAIFTDIGNVWNTEDNGFDDQFKFNRFIKEMGIGSGVGLRVNIAYITLRLDLAYKIYDPNQIETERWRFSKIQPLKPTLNIAFGYPF from the coding sequence ATGAGCGGTAAGCATTTTAAAAATTCTCCTCAAAAGTATTATAAAATAATATCATTTGCAACATTTGTAGGATTACTTTATGCGTGCAGTACCACAAAAAAAGTTCCGGACAGAGAATATTTGCTTACTGAAAACAATTTTGAATTTGAAGATACAAAACAGTTTTTTGATGATGAACTGAAAGACTATGTTCAACAAAAGCCTAATAAGAAGCAGTTGTTATTTCTGCCTTTGAGTCTTATGTGGTATAATGCTGCCAATCCTAAGTATGACACTTTACTGAATGAATATATGACGTACCCAAGCGAAATGAGAAATCAGAAGCTTAGGGATTCTCTTTTCATTAAATATAATATGCGTAAAGATATTGGGAAGAGTCTTTTTATGGACAGGCTTTATCACAGTTGGGGAACTCCGCCGGTTATATTAGACCAGACAAGAACTGCGAAAAGTGCACAGCAAATAGGAAATCGCCTCACGTATAGAGGATATTGGGATGCTGAAGTAAAATATACTCAAAAACTAGACTCAGCCAATAAGAAAGCAAGTGTAAATTATTCTATAAAGCACAATTTACCTACCACCATTCAGGAATATTATTATAACATTCCGGATGCAGGAATTAAGGATGTTTTCAGGCAGAATATCAATAGCAGTTTGGTAAGAAAAGGTCAGACGCTTGACCAAACCGTTTTGGAGAAAGAAATTGCCAGAATTAATGAAATGATGAGAGAATATGGGTATTACCGCTTTAATGCAGGCAATGATGAAGTAGGTTTTGTAGCAGATTCACTCAAAAGCAACAAAAATATACCTCTTGTTTTAGAAATTCATAAAGATTCTCTTGACAGACCTTACAAAAGAGCAACATTTGGAAATATAGATGTCGCAGTTGTTCAGCGTCCGTCAGATTTTCCACGTCGTACTGTGAAAGACAGTCTGCGTAAAATAAGATTTCATAAAGTTGATGACCAGTACAATACTTCTTCTCTTTGGAGAGCCATTATTGTTGAAAATGGAACTCAATACGATCAGAAGAAATTAGATTTAACCAAAAGAAATCTTGTAGCAATGAATAATTTCAGTATTCTTAAAGCCAAAGATTCTTTAAGACAAGGTGGATTAAATTCTCCTAACGATAGTATTGTTGATGTTTTTTATCTACTAAAACCTTTGGATAAATATGAACTTAAATTAGGGACTGATCTTAATTATTCTCAGCTACTGAATTTTGGTATTTCACCATCCGTAGATCTTATTACAAGAAACGTTTTTGGCGGTGCCGAGAACCTTACCACAAGTGTTGCCGGAACTTTTGGGTCTATAAAAAATCCTAAAAATCTGGATAAAAGAATTTTAGCTTACGAATATTCTGCACAGGCTTCATTAAGTTTTCCGAGATTGCTGTTACCTTTCAGTTATTATAAGCTCATTCCAAAACGATACTCTCCTACTACTTCTATAAATTTGGGAGCATCGGTTCAGAACAATATTGGTTTGGGAAGAACCAACTTTAACAGTGGATTAAACTATTACGCCAACGTAAATGATCAGGCATCTCACAGGTTAACTTTGTTCAATACATTATTCAGTTTAACCAAAAATAAAGACAGTTATTATGATTTTTTTGTGAATGATAATAACGTTAGACAGACTGTTTTTGACGACTACTTTATTTATAATCCGCAGTTAAAACAAGAGTTCGATTCCGGAGAATTAACCAGAGATCAGGTTTCTGAGAAAATTATGACAGATGATGGCTATCTGAATACGCTAGATAAGAAAAAAACCGATGATTTATTGGCTTTCCGTGGAACATTGGTTAACAAAGACAGGCAAACTCAGAACGTCCTTATTTCTTCAATGATTTATAATTTTATTTACAACGAAATTGGAAAAAAAGATTATCCCAATGCATTTTACTTCAATGGTAAAGTTGAGTTTGCAGGAAATATTCCAAGTTTATTCAACCAAAAAAGAAATGATGGCGGAGGAGTTTTAAGAAGTCCGGAAAGAACAATTTTTGGCATTCCTTACGCTCAGTTTGTAAAGTTTGATTTTGATGTAAGAAAGTATTTTAAATTTAATGGTAATCAGACATTAGCACTCCGTCAGTTCATAGGTTTAGGGATTCCGTACGGTAATTCTTCCACAATGCCTTTTGTTCGATCTTACTTCAACGGAGGAGCAAATGACATTAGAGCCTGGGTTGCTTTTGGAGGTTTAGGACCTGGAGGTTCACAAATCGACGAGAAAGTAAGAACTTATCTAATGGGAAATATTAAACTTACAACGAATATCGAGTACAGAATTCCTTTTACATCAATGTATGAAGGAGCCATATTTACAGATATTGGTAACGTATGGAACACTGAAGATAATGGTTTCGACGATCAGTTTAAATTCAATCGTTTTATTAAGGAAATGGGGATTGGTAGTGGCGTTGGTTTAAGAGTAAATATTGCCTACATCACTTTAAGACTAGATTTAGCTTACAAAATTTACGATCCAAACCAAATAGAAACAGAAAGATGGAGATTCAGTAAAATTCAGCCCTTAAAACCTACTTTAAATATTGCTTTTGGATATCCTTTCTAA
- a CDS encoding TrmH family RNA methyltransferase has product MLTAHTIKILQSLDKKKFRQKYNLFLVEGNKTILELSNSKFKIKEIFSTQENIFFSDDVKFTHITENELRKISFLKTPKDSIAVCHLLEEDEFMDKDFQLVLDGIQDPGNLGTIIRLADWFGIEQIVCSEDTVDFYNPKVIQATMGSFTRVKIHYCNLQKYLSETQNTNIGTDMDGENIYSFEKPEKVNLILGNEGNGMRKKTENLLHNKITIPRFGKSQSTESLNVSMAAGIILGQLFRI; this is encoded by the coding sequence ATGCTTACCGCTCATACAATTAAAATTTTACAATCTTTAGATAAAAAAAAGTTCAGACAAAAATACAACTTGTTTTTGGTTGAAGGTAATAAAACTATCCTCGAACTTTCTAATTCTAAATTTAAAATTAAGGAAATATTTTCTACTCAGGAAAACATTTTTTTTTCCGATGATGTGAAGTTCACCCATATTACTGAAAATGAACTTAGAAAAATAAGTTTTCTTAAAACTCCAAAAGATTCTATTGCCGTCTGTCATCTTTTAGAAGAGGATGAGTTTATGGATAAAGATTTTCAATTGGTTTTGGATGGAATTCAGGATCCTGGAAATTTAGGAACCATTATAAGATTGGCTGACTGGTTTGGGATTGAGCAGATTGTTTGTAGTGAAGATACCGTAGATTTTTACAATCCAAAAGTGATACAGGCAACAATGGGCTCTTTTACAAGAGTTAAAATACATTATTGCAACCTGCAGAAATATCTTTCTGAAACGCAGAATACCAATATAGGAACAGATATGGATGGTGAAAATATATACAGTTTCGAAAAACCTGAAAAAGTAAATTTAATTTTAGGAAATGAAGGCAATGGTATGCGCAAGAAAACCGAAAATTTGTTGCATAATAAAATAACCATACCTAGATTTGGAAAATCTCAGTCTACGGAAAGCTTAAATGTTTCTATGGCTGCCGGAATTATTTTAGGGCAACTTTTCAGAATTTGA
- a CDS encoding phosphoribosyl-ATP pyrophosphatase: protein MGRNYESLEELKRKKKLLKEEINDLEALLTFKNTKESLSAFTNGLTDQYLQEKVDDDGEEKTVLRKDVIAKQITSEVKDLFLSKNTAMGIAGSAMKGDAIDAVVKLAVTAFVANYAKKNFRSSNWKKKMLGAALIYVAPMALKFVRKKLEAYQKSKSVSSMEQLI from the coding sequence ATGGGGAGAAACTACGAAAGTCTGGAGGAACTCAAAAGAAAAAAGAAACTCCTGAAAGAAGAAATTAATGATTTGGAGGCTCTTCTTACCTTTAAAAATACCAAAGAAAGTCTGAGTGCTTTTACCAATGGTCTTACAGATCAGTATTTGCAGGAAAAAGTAGATGACGATGGAGAAGAAAAAACAGTATTGAGAAAAGACGTTATTGCCAAACAAATTACATCTGAAGTAAAAGATCTTTTTCTAAGTAAAAATACCGCCATGGGAATTGCAGGAAGTGCAATGAAAGGTGACGCAATAGATGCAGTTGTAAAACTTGCTGTAACGGCTTTTGTTGCCAATTATGCAAAGAAAAATTTCCGAAGTTCTAACTGGAAAAAGAAAATGTTGGGTGCTGCACTTATCTATGTTGCACCAATGGCACTAAAATTTGTCCGTAAAAAATTGGAAGCATATCAAAAATCTAAAAGTGTTTCCAGCATGGAACAGCTTATATAA
- a CDS encoding phage holin family protein, whose product MIETIKEYASKRIDLLKIEATEKSSISAGVIAYLVILLVAFGFFIILFNFGLAFLVGKALNDNSLGFLIIAGFYMLIMIIVVVFKKKIVKMVANKVIEFLNQ is encoded by the coding sequence ATGATTGAAACTATAAAAGAATATGCATCTAAAAGAATAGATCTGCTGAAAATTGAAGCAACAGAAAAATCTTCTATTTCTGCAGGAGTTATTGCCTATCTCGTTATTTTGCTGGTAGCTTTTGGCTTTTTTATCATTCTTTTTAATTTTGGCTTAGCCTTTCTTGTAGGAAAAGCTCTTAATGATAATTCGCTGGGATTTCTTATCATTGCAGGATTTTATATGCTTATCATGATTATTGTTGTGGTTTTCAAGAAAAAAATTGTTAAGATGGTAGCGAATAAAGTAATTGAATTTTTAAATCAGTAA
- a CDS encoding YtxH domain-containing protein: MSKKNNTAGILAGLLAGAAAGVVLGMLYAPEEGKETRKKIKNKADDLKDQAKNKYGEVSEKVKDQYQNISSTFKETANNVAHTVKDGYDKYKDQIVSKTTDMVKDVESGLNDLKN, encoded by the coding sequence ATGTCTAAAAAAAATAATACAGCAGGTATTTTAGCAGGACTTTTAGCGGGTGCTGCAGCAGGTGTAGTTTTAGGAATGCTTTATGCTCCTGAAGAAGGTAAAGAAACGAGAAAAAAAATTAAGAATAAGGCGGATGATCTTAAAGATCAGGCTAAAAATAAATACGGAGAAGTTTCTGAAAAAGTAAAAGATCAATACCAGAATATTTCTTCAACTTTTAAAGAAACAGCAAACAATGTAGCCCATACAGTAAAAGATGGTTACGATAAATACAAAGATCAAATTGTATCTAAAACTACAGATATGGTGAAAGATGTAGAGTCTGGTTTGAATGATCTAAAAAATTAA